Genomic DNA from Magnolia sinica isolate HGM2019 chromosome 4, MsV1, whole genome shotgun sequence:
GAAACCACAACCCTAAGAACCCCATTCTTCATCTCCGCCTTTATTCCTTCCATGTTGTAAAGATGCGGAGGCAGATCGATCCTAGAGCTGTACCTCCTCACGCTATCTTCGCCTTCCGTCTCCTTCTCTACTTCTCCTCTTATTATCAACGTATTCTGCTCTGCCGTAACGCTAACGTTCTCCTTCCCAAGCCCTGGCATATCGATCCTCAGGTACAGCGCGTCGTCATCTTCCTTCGCATCCCATCCCCTCCACGCTCCGCCTCTCGACATCGCCGAGAAGGGATTCTCCATCATCTGGTCCATCAGGTTCAGCACCTGGCTCAAGCTCCGAGACGGAAAGAACGGATCCAGCACATctgcaaattttaaaaaataaaataaaatccgatCAGATTGCGTTTTGCATTTTTCGCGTTTGGCTTATTAGGAATTTGGAGGATGAAGGGAGCGAGACGTTACTACTACCTGAGAAGAAATCGCTGCGGCGAGGAGAGAGGGATGTCTGATCGGAGCGGCGATCGATGTCGATGCTGCGCTCGTCCTCAGTGTCGCGCATCTGGGCATTAGTGTTGAAAGATCGGACGGGTGAGGGAGCGGCAGAAATGGAACGGACGGGGGAGATGAGCCTGTGGAGGAGGTTGGAAGAGAGGGCTCTTTTGGAAGCGAGCACGGCGGCCATGACGGATTCTTGTGCACAGAGAGATTTCAAGTAGGGTTTTGCTTGCTTTTGTCATACGAGGGGGGGAAATGGGGTTTATATAGATGGTAGAGGGTTCTAGATCTTTTTCTTGGAGGGCAAGTTGGGAAAGGCGCGAGACGACTGTAGAATGTTCGAGAGTATAGCAGAAGAGAAGGGGGTGATGATTTGGCAGATCGCGTGTAACGAAATGggaactcagtacgctcttatcgtactgagtaaactcggttacgccaaccttgaatgtatgtggtccatctacgcggtccatctgtttttccatctaatttaagggcttgagcccaaaattgaaccgtattcaaagatcaagtggatcataccagtGGAAACactggggataatgatttccaccgttgaaacctttctaggccccatagtgatgcttatttgtcatccaacctgttcatatgatcatacagacatggatgaagggaaaacacaaatataatcttgatacaaaacttctgtcgtctccaagaaaatttcaacggtagatgttcaattcaaatgtttcctgtagtgtggtccatttgaacattacatataccccatttttgggttctagccctaaaattatctgttaaaatggatggacagatcggatagaatacataaatcatgatagaCCTCAcggactttactcagtacgctaagcttagtgagttactcactacgcaataaCCGGAATATGTGGAGCTGCGGGGAAGCggatagcgtactgagtaactcggtaccctaaacgtactgagtaaattctgtggggcccaccgtgatttatgcattttatctactccatccatccatttttccagataattttatagcttcagaataaaaattaagtatatataaacctcaagtggaccacaccacaggaacagtgtgaattgaatatctaccgttgaaaatttcttggggacaacaaaagtgttggatcaagcttgtacttgttttttccccttcatccatgtctgtgtgatcgtatgaataggtttgatgagaaataaacattaccgtgggccctaaaaaggtttcaacggtggaaatcattattccaactgtttcctatggtatggtccatttgatctttgtgtataattaaattttgggctcaaccgctaaaataaaatgaaaaaatggatggacagtgtggatagattatatacatttacggtgggcccaacagagtttactcagtacgataggaGCCTACagggtaactcagtacgcaatccgaatcGGAGCTACGGCTACGCATTGCGCAGGTCCAGGTAATTGGAACCGTTTATTTAACGGGCCTTATCACGGATgtaccaaattaaaaaaattaagattcaTGGGACCATGACATCCACTACATTGTTTTAGTTGAATCTCAACGGTTTACAACAGTCATGTTTCCCCGTTTTCTTTGAAAGCCACTCATCAGACGGCTAAGATTTTTCAATCCGTCCAGTTTAAGATAATTTATCATGTATGGGAGGGGTGACTAGATGCACGGTCGGCCGTGACCCTACAGCGACGTGTACGGTTAAGAGACGGATCATGTTCATTCGGAAGAGCCTTCACATGCAAGAGAAAAGTAATGTTTGGGAGGGCCTGTCGCTTTTCGGAGCGACGTGGCCACATCTGGCCTTCATTAGCTGTTCGTTTTGCCTCCGTGGCTATCACTTAGCATTTATGGCAATAAACGTGGCGGTTCCACTCcaatgtgtatggcccactaatcATAGTGTAGAAACGCGTCGGAGTCACCCAGGCCCGTTGGACCAAACGGCCGTGTGCCAAAGCCCAACCCGGTTAAAAGCTCGTAGACGCGGTGCCAATAAGAAAATGATTCGGGAATattggtaattatttataattTAGTTGTTTGGATTTTCGGGCAGAGGCAGACCTAGGCTTAAGCGCAGGGCTGTCCACACGTCGGGTTCAGGTCTAACCGGTCCATGCATCCATACCGGGCCGAATTGATTCGGTTCTAGTACATCTTCTGCACACTTTCCAACATTTAAATCTGTAAATTTCTACCGCAAAAATCTTCGGTTCATGTTTTACCAAATAAGTTTCTTCATGACTTGTGTTATGGAAAAAATAtgtcggcttatcatcattaggCCAGGTCAACTATTCCAACGGCAACAGGCGTGACCCAACGGTCCAACACTCACCTCTTGGTCAATTAGAAAGAAAGTTTGACCTCAGCACCAGGTCGAGCTTGACCCCAACATTAAGCCGAGCCCGACCTCAACGAATATGAAGAACCCGACCTTGGCGAGCCAGAGGACCATCTGAAAGAGATCACCCACCTTGGATTTACAATCTTGCCACCCTCGATAATGATGCGATCTCAAGAGAACTAGGCCAAACCACCCCGGGTCGGTTAAGCCCGACCTAACCAACATCCGATTGGCTCGCGATTCGCACCGAAGATCGCGGGAACCAGCTTCGACACGGTTCTCCTCGATATCCTAGCCGAAGATCTAGAAGGATTCATCGCGTGTAAACTCAAAATCCTATTAGAATTCTACCCTCGCCAAAACAGGGACGGACGCCCTCTATGCTATCACCTCTctccaactataaataagagcattTCTAATAGTGAGAGGTATGCATAATCTCTAACCTTAAACCCTCGATACTTAACTACACTAAAattcctaacttaggcatcgaagggccCTCGGCACAAGTTAGAGTCTTCTTTGTTTAttttttgtgcagttcaagagCCAAAAAAGGCTAACCAAACAACTTTAAATCATAAAATGTGCCTTTAAGAGAGGAAATAATAAGAATTCTTTCatctaattatttatttatttattattaatttttaagtaGTAAAAATTGTGACTTGTGGGGCCCCCAAATGGTATGTGTGAAATCTACCACCCATCCaacatatggaccccaccatggtggtCACTCGAACAAATAATTAGGCCGATCAAATTATCAAATGAACTGCaattgaatttggatgttttgagtgctattatattatttttatggatTACCTACTTATGATTGGATCATCCGTAATTTTGGTTCATCTAATAATAGTGTTGGTTTACATCATCCGGTTAGATGTTAGGTGTATGGCTGCGCCCTGCGATTTGCAATTCTCTCTTTATAAAATAGAGGGCAGTGTCATACATTCACCTCTGAAAAAGTACTTCCAGATAATATGAGTTGCAAGGCTTTATTTGGTAAAATCTCATTTTAAAaggaattttgcagtaaaaatcaATTAAATTTATGGTCTATTTGACAACTTTTATCTAATTTAATAAAGATTACTTTAATAAGAAATAGTGAATTAAAATTTCTTTAttctagattttattttataataaattttttataaaatcattttttttattaaaaaaagttCTTACTTTTAAATAAGCACAATTAATAAAACATTTAAATAGGAGTTTTATTTTTTAGTTGCTCTCATTTATACTATTATGACCATTATAGAATTTGTTTTTTGGCTATTGATTGGATGGATAAACTCATCCAATTAAAATGAACGTGCAACTTAAAGATGGGACCATTTTCAGGTGGGTTGCCCATCAAgtgaggccaacctttgatgtccaccatccattcacccacctttaatgtggagcATCCTTCAtataggcccacctttgatgtgggccatccatcacgtGGAGCTTACTTTTTAATATCAATTGACCATCACGTGGGGCACATCTTCGATGTGAGCTACCTTGGATATACGCCATCCATCATGCTAGACTTTGGACATGGACAGTTAATTAGgtaaggcccacttgattggaccatccattatgcaaagccacactttgatgcgagccttccatcatgtagggcccatctttgatgtgaaccatccataatgtgggcccaccttcatgtggaccatctatcttatagggccccacctttaatatgagtaattcattgtgggcccactttcaacgtccaccatccatcatgtgggtctcagctttgatgtggaccatctattgtGTATGAcctaccttcaatatgggttattTGTCATGTGGGTCCTATCTTTGATGCCAATTGTCCATTGTGTGGGCTCACCTTCAACGTCTACTATCCACCACGTGGGTCTCACTTTTGATGTGGAGAAGCAAGGAGGGTGATATTGTATTCTTGTTTATTCTATGAGTTTAGAAACAACCTAAGATTGTTTTAGAATGCTAGAGGTGCCAAAGGGCTCTTAGATTTTCAAGCAAGTTGGCAAATAGGAGCATTTACTTTGTCAAGCCCCCCCAGTAGATCATTTATGCTACACCTATATGCCCCTTTGACACACATGGTCTAGATTAATGGATCTAAATCAAACCTGACTAGACTTGAAGTTAGCCAGGACTcacccaaaaggcatgacctaGGCTTGAATATTTCTTCATGGGTCCTAAAAATTAGACCAGGACCGTTAAAATCAGGTTGGGTTCATCTGCTGCTATGTGTCCACCATAGTGTCAAGCCTGGATCTCATCAATTTATCTGCCTGAGAATTTCTTGAGAGTttttaatattttgaattttGTCCCGTGATATTGTGTGAATCTtgttgaaaataaaatatcagaAAATATTTTATTACAAATTAatgaatacatttaaaaatataaatgcatggtcataaaataaattatttaactTTTATTACCTTAAAAAATGCATCACTTCCACGAAAAAATCACAGAAATCAAAAACTAATTTTCTGGGCTCCTGCTTGGGCCTGCTGGGCTAGACCCATACCAAGTTCAGAATAAGCTAGGGCTAGAGTTGGGCACAGGACAACTCGACTCGCCTGACTCGACTCTTTTGATTTGttcagactcgactcgatccgaactgaAAAGGTGAGTCAGTCCAAATTGAGTAGGCTTCGCTCAATACGAACTCAAATTGAGTCAAGTCTGAGTTACCCAGTAATTTGATCCAACTCGATtcgaaactcgatccggttagactcgactcaatccgaaacGCAACTCGACTTGAATTCGAGTACTCcaccttctcctctctctctcctctccactccctccctctctcatctctcgaTCCAATTCGGTGCCAACTTGAATCGACTCGGTACGTTTCACCGGGTCGGATTCGGTCCGGATTAGTtcaggccagacccggactcagATCTGCCAACTTGAATCGACTTGGTCTGGATTAGCTCAGGCCAAACCCGGACTCAGATCAGGTCAAGCATActagactcggtaccaagtcaagttgagtttgagtcaggcctatttcaaaattggatcgagtcgagtcagccctaactcagtctgacTTGACTCGTTGCCCCAGCTCTAGCTATGTTCTAGCTAGGGCCTCAGGCTGGGTCAGGCCTATTATGGTATGGGTTTAGGTCGAAACCTAGCCCAATGCCACCCCTATTTGCAGCTCCTTATATGCATAGGTGGGGCACGTGTACAACGATTTTTTGGGCTGCTTGTACGGGCAGTCTCATCATGGATGGCCCATCATCTGCAGAAACATACTGATTGaacgatcctagccatccaaacagAGGACCTGCGTTTCTTGAGTTAAGTA
This window encodes:
- the LOC131242323 gene encoding small heat shock protein, chloroplastic isoform X2, translating into MAAVLASKRALSSNLLHRLISPVRSISAAPSPVRSFNTNAQMRDTEDERSIDIDRRSDQTSLSPRRSDFFSDVLDPFFPSRSLSQVLNLMDQMMENPFSAMSRGGAWRGWDAKEDDDALYLRIDMPGLGKENVSVTAEQNTLIIRGEVEKETEGEDSVRRYSSRIDLPPHLYNMEGIKAEMKNGVLRVVVSKVKEEERKDVFQVKIE
- the LOC131242323 gene encoding small heat shock protein, chloroplastic isoform X1 produces the protein MAAVLASKRALSSNLLHRLISPVRSISAAPSPVRSFNTNAQMRDTEDERSIDIDRRSDQTSLSPRRSDFFSGNVLDPFFPSRSLSQVLNLMDQMMENPFSAMSRGGAWRGWDAKEDDDALYLRIDMPGLGKENVSVTAEQNTLIIRGEVEKETEGEDSVRRYSSRIDLPPHLYNMEGIKAEMKNGVLRVVVSKVKEEERKDVFQVKIE